A genome region from Dolichospermum compactum NIES-806 includes the following:
- a CDS encoding methionine gamma-lyase family protein → MNSFEQLREAEQALLEIFSGIDAQVKHNLKRVLDAFRHHRVGAHHFAGVSGYGHDDLGRETLDKVFAQVMGAESAVVRVQFVSGTHAIACALYGVLRPGDEMLAVVGSPYDTLEEVIGLRGQGQGSLIDFGIKYRQLELTDQGKIDWQNLGSSITDNTKLVLIQRSCGYSWRTSLSIGDIEKIVHIVKQQNPHTVCFVDNCYGEFIETQEPTHIGADLMAGSLIKNPGGTVVSAGGYIAGRADLVEAAACRLTAPGIGSEGGATFDQNRLLFQGLFLAPQMVGEAMKGTYLTGYVFDKLGYPVNPPPLAPRGDVIQAIKLGSAKKLIAFCKAIQQHSPIGSYLEPIPDDMPGYESQVVMAGGTFIEGSTLELSADGPLREPYVVYCQGGTHWTHVSLALQAAIEAVINIE, encoded by the coding sequence ATGAACAGCTTTGAACAGCTGCGGGAAGCAGAACAGGCACTATTAGAAATTTTTTCTGGTATTGACGCTCAGGTCAAGCATAATCTTAAACGAGTATTAGATGCCTTTCGTCATCACCGAGTAGGCGCACACCATTTTGCTGGTGTCAGTGGCTACGGACACGATGATTTAGGACGAGAAACCTTAGATAAAGTTTTTGCCCAAGTGATGGGTGCTGAATCTGCGGTGGTGCGAGTGCAGTTTGTTTCGGGAACTCATGCGATCGCTTGTGCGCTGTATGGTGTACTTCGTCCTGGGGATGAAATGTTAGCAGTAGTCGGTTCTCCCTACGATACTTTGGAAGAGGTAATTGGCTTGAGAGGACAAGGCCAAGGTTCTCTTATTGATTTTGGCATAAAATACCGCCAATTGGAATTAACTGATCAAGGAAAAATAGATTGGCAAAACTTAGGCTCTAGCATTACCGACAACACAAAGTTAGTATTGATTCAACGTTCCTGCGGATATTCATGGCGGACAAGCCTTTCCATAGGCGACATAGAAAAAATTGTCCACATCGTCAAACAGCAAAATCCTCACACCGTTTGTTTTGTAGACAACTGCTACGGCGAATTCATAGAAACCCAAGAACCAACCCATATTGGTGCTGACCTCATGGCCGGGTCATTGATTAAAAATCCTGGAGGTACAGTCGTGAGTGCAGGTGGTTATATAGCCGGACGAGCAGACCTAGTAGAAGCCGCCGCTTGTAGACTGACAGCCCCCGGAATTGGTAGCGAAGGCGGAGCAACCTTCGATCAAAATCGCCTGTTATTCCAAGGATTATTTTTAGCCCCGCAGATGGTAGGGGAAGCGATGAAAGGAACATACCTAACAGGTTATGTATTTGACAAACTGGGTTATCCAGTCAACCCCCCACCATTAGCACCCAGAGGAGATGTGATTCAAGCCATTAAACTCGGTTCAGCCAAAAAACTAATCGCCTTCTGCAAAGCCATACAGCAGCATTCCCCCATCGGTTCTTACCTGGAACCCATACCCGACGATATGCCAGGCTACGAAAGCCAAGTAGTCATGGCTGGGGGGACATTTATCGAAGGCAGTACCTTAGAGTTATCAGCAGATGGTCCATTGCGAGAACCTTATGTGGTTTATTGCCAAGGGGGGACTCATTGGACTCATGTATCTCTTGCTTTACAAGCGGCTATTGAGGCGGTGATAAATATAGAATAA
- a CDS encoding Coenzyme F420 hydrogenase/dehydrogenase, beta subunit C-terminal domain codes for MTSIESHKKAKALKPGSVRPAKELCSECGLCDTYYIHYVKEACAFITQRIDELETSAHKRPRNLENENELYFGVHQEMMSARKQQPIEGAQWTGIVSSIAIEMLNRGLVEGVVCVQNSKEDRFQPMPIIARTPEEILAAKVNKPTLSPNLSVLEQIEKSGMKRLLVIGVGCQIQALRAVEKKLGLEKLYVLGTPCVDNVTRAGLQKFLETTSRSPETVVSYEFMQDFRVHFKHEDGSEETVPFFGLKTNVLKDIFAPSCMSCFDYVNSLADIVVGYMGAPYQWQWIVVRNDTGKEMLELVKDQLNTQPVTSQGNRKPAVQQSIPAYDQAVTLPMWAAKLMGVVIDKIGPKGLEYARFSIDSHFARNYLYVKRNHGEKLEAHVPEFAKRIVEQYKLPE; via the coding sequence ATGACATCCATAGAATCCCACAAAAAAGCCAAAGCCCTCAAACCCGGAAGCGTGCGCCCCGCCAAAGAACTATGTAGCGAATGCGGACTATGCGACACCTACTATATCCACTACGTCAAAGAAGCCTGCGCCTTCATTACCCAAAGAATAGACGAACTAGAAACCAGCGCCCATAAACGCCCCCGCAACCTCGAAAACGAAAACGAACTCTACTTTGGAGTTCATCAAGAAATGATGTCCGCCAGAAAACAACAACCCATAGAAGGCGCACAATGGACAGGAATAGTGAGCAGCATAGCCATAGAAATGCTCAATCGTGGCTTAGTAGAAGGCGTAGTCTGCGTCCAAAACAGCAAAGAAGACCGCTTTCAACCCATGCCTATCATAGCGCGAACCCCCGAAGAAATACTAGCAGCCAAAGTCAATAAACCCACCCTATCCCCCAACCTATCCGTATTAGAACAGATAGAAAAATCGGGAATGAAACGGTTATTAGTGATTGGAGTAGGTTGTCAAATCCAAGCATTACGAGCCGTTGAGAAAAAACTTGGACTAGAAAAACTCTACGTACTAGGAACACCCTGCGTAGATAACGTTACCCGCGCCGGACTGCAAAAATTCCTAGAAACCACCAGCCGTTCCCCCGAAACAGTCGTCAGCTACGAATTTATGCAAGACTTCCGAGTCCACTTCAAACACGAAGACGGTTCAGAAGAAACAGTCCCCTTCTTCGGCTTAAAAACCAACGTCCTCAAAGACATCTTCGCCCCATCATGTATGAGTTGCTTCGATTACGTCAACTCCCTCGCTGATATCGTCGTCGGGTATATGGGCGCACCTTACCAATGGCAATGGATAGTAGTCAGAAACGATACAGGCAAAGAAATGCTCGAACTGGTAAAAGACCAACTCAACACCCAGCCCGTCACGTCCCAAGGAAACCGGAAACCAGCAGTACAGCAAAGCATACCAGCTTATGATCAAGCCGTCACCTTACCCATGTGGGCAGCGAAATTAATGGGTGTGGTGATAGATAAGATTGGCCCCAAAGGACTGGAATATGCGAGATTTTCCATAGATTCCCACTTTGCGAGAAATTATTTGTATGTGAAGCGGAATCATGGAGAGAAATTAGAAGCTCATGTACCGGAGTTTGCGAAGCGGATAGTGGAGCAGTATAAGTTACCGGAATAA
- a CDS encoding GxxExxY protein, which yields MNENEIAREVVDAAYKIHTKLGAGLLESVYQSVLEYELGKRGLQVKAEQPIPVVYEDVHLEIGFRADLIVENKVIIELKSVETVHPVHKKQLLTYLRLADKRLGLLINFGSFLIKDGISRIANNL from the coding sequence ATGAATGAGAATGAGATTGCAAGGGAGGTTGTTGATGCTGCGTATAAAATTCATACGAAGTTGGGAGCAGGTTTGTTGGAATCTGTTTACCAGTCTGTTCTGGAATATGAGTTAGGAAAGCGAGGATTGCAGGTAAAAGCGGAGCAACCCATACCTGTAGTTTATGAAGATGTTCATCTAGAGATAGGTTTTCGGGCTGATTTAATAGTTGAAAACAAAGTTATTATCGAACTTAAATCTGTAGAAACAGTTCACCCGGTGCATAAAAAACAACTATTAACTTACCTTCGTCTCGCTGATAAACGCCTTGGTTTACTCATAAACTTCGGATCATTTCTCATCAAAGACGGAATCTCCCGCATTGCGAACAACCTATAA